One genomic region from Leishmania braziliensis MHOM/BR/75/M2904 complete genome, chromosome 35 encodes:
- the AAT27.1 gene encoding putative amino acid permease → MNFWEHFSDCGVVGSALSLSVTTIGAGVLVIPSTFQDSGICLVVGVLILVGALTVLSIDYLVRCVDCLHLKSYEDISRELLGRWCEETVRWILIIYNIGIAAGYIVLIGEIFTPLLPLIQPYLPFLTDSSHVMISAWVFVMLPLSCIPKITKMNYISFVAITATFLISAIIAYRYLVPFDGERNHAKVTYLPCNERAFLTLPVMMFSFDCQSLVFQIYSNLKIATRTTMARVASLSVGITGSLYFIVGLFGYLTNTPNITGNILTNYDPIKDHLFALGEVVYSLTVMVAYVLVLFPCRDAMFIFLFGYNTATHELAHEAITTSHNLIVSVLLSTVSIFLAMRATGIVVIIALLGGLCSSTICFSYPAAFRIMLHIRGLDRCKPTELFTAIFMLVFGMLGGIMGTVIALRL, encoded by the coding sequence ATGAACTTTTGGGAGCACTTTTCAGACTGCGGTGTAGTGGGGTCGGCGCTTAGCCTCTCTGTTACCACCATCGGTGCAGGCGTGCTCGTCATTCCATCGACTTTCCAAGACAGCGGCATTTGCCTTGTTGTGGGCGTACTCATCCTAGTAGGAGCTCTGACAGTGCTTTCCATCGACTACCTGGTTCGCTGCGTTGACTGTCTTCACCTCAAGTCGTATGAAGATATCTCACGCGAGCTGCTGGGCCGGTGGTGTGAGGAAACGGTACGGTGGATTCTCATCATCTACAACATCGGCATCGCCGCTGGCTACATCGTCCTCATAGGTGAGATCTTCACCCCATTACTGCCGCTCATTCAGCCGTATCTGCCCTTCCTTACGGACAGCTCGCACGTCATGATCTCGGCATGGGTTTTCGTTATGCTGCCACTGTCCTGCATTCCCAAAATAACAAAAATGAACTACATCTCTTTTGTCGCCATCACGGCCACCTTCCTTATCTCGGCAATTATCGCGTACCGCTACCTTGTCCCGTTCGACGGGGAGCGCAACCATGCCAAGGTCACGTACCTGCCATGCAATGAGCGCGCGTTCTTGACTCTGCCGGTAATGATGTTCTCATTTGACTGTCAGTCCCTTGTGTTTCAGATCTACAGTAATCTGAAAATAGCCACACGAACAACTATGGCGAGAGTGGCGTCGCTGAGCGTCGGCATCACCGGCTCACTGTACTTCATTGTTGGGCTGTTTGGTTACCTCACCAACACCCCAAACATTACCGGCAACATCCTCACAAACTACGATCCTATCAAGGATCACCTCTTCGCGCTCGGAGAGGTGGTTTACTCCCTTACGGTTATGGTCGCCTATGTCCTCGTCTTGTTCCCCTGTCGAGACGCCATGTTCATTTTCTTGTTTGGCTACAACACGGCGACGCACGAGTTGGCGCATGAGGCCATCACCACGAGTCATAATCTAATTGTTAGCGTTTTGCTGTCTACCGTGAGCATCTTTCTGGCCATGCGAGCCACGGGGATTGTCGTCATCATCGCGCTTCTCGGGGgtctctgcagcagcacaatcTGCTTCTCCTACCCGGCAGCGTTCCGCATCATGCTTCACATCAGGGGTCTGGATCGCTGCAAGCCGACCGAGCTCTTCACCGCCATCTTCATGCTCGTCTTTGGTATGTTGGGCGGTATCATGGGCACTGTCATTGCCCTTCGACTTTGA
- a CDS encoding diacylglycerol kinase-like protein: MTPLSHEPRIRSGARVLFALVNLRSGGHRCARYVLRKFIDTLGADRVWVLFEGENMEHHRTELECFLRKQAPDYVIVAGGDGTISFVVDVIKRLQNQNLLSPHRGVIAPFPLGTGNDLSTSLGFGSGFARWIVLGERRFQRLMRDYETATVTNVDRWSLHVTTTMARHPNGLAHNYVFNNYFSIGFDAAVANGLNHFRGRYPHLFTTRPVIKLWYAVFAVKALFTEKKIGSSILLEVDGHRVPVPASAKSVAVCNVLTYAGGAVAWNGTAVDHYAKPCVCDGRVEIVCFYGIWHLALVRLGWCYGKKLGQGSTVCIETDCHSFQVDGEEVLNRTGATGKCTVRIAHLSTSQCLAVPPRSETNAFVLLLAPAVVGLAIIIILYLTSVS, translated from the coding sequence ATGACCCCTTTGTCCCACGAACCCCGCATAAGAagcggcgcgcgcgtgctttTTGCGCTGGTGAATCTGCGCAGTGGggggcaccgctgcgctCGGTATGTGCTCCGCAAGTTCATTGATACCCTTGGCGCCGATCGGGTGTGGGTCCTCTTCGAGGGCGAAAATATGGAACACCACCGCACAGAGCTTGAGTGCTTCCTACGCAAGCAAGCCCCCGACTACGTCATTGTTGCCGGTGGTGACGGTACCATCTCCTTCGTTGTGGACGTAATCAAGCGACTCCAGAATCAAAACTTACTCTCCCCGCACCGTGGCGTGATTGCGCCTTTTCCACTTGGCACTGGCAACGATCTCAGCACCTCGCTTGGTTTCGGCAGTGGCTTTGCACGCTGGATCGTGCTGGGCGAGCGCCGCTTCCAGCGCTTGATGCGGGACTACGAGACGGCCACCGTCACAAACGTGGATAGATGGTCCCTTCACGTGACCACCACGATGGCACGGCACCCCAACGGTTTGGCGCACAACTATGTATTCAACAACTACTTCTCCATCGGCTTtgatgcggcggtggcaaaCGGACTCAACCACTTTCGGGGTCGTTACCCCCACCTCTTTACAACTAGGCCAGTTATCAAGCTGTGGTATGCTGTCTTTGCTGTCAAGGCACTCTTTACCGAGAAGAAGATCGGTTCCTCCATTCTGCTTGAAGTGGATGGGCACCGCGTACCGGTGCCGGCGAGCGCCAAGTCTGTTGCTGTGTGTAACGTGCTGACGTacgccggcggtgctgtcgccTGGAACGGTACTGCCGTTGACCACTACGCCaagccgtgtgtgtgtgatggcCGTGTGGAGATTGTTTGTTTCTATGGCATATGGCATCTGGCGCTTGTGCGTCTGGGCTGGTGCTATGGGAAGAAACTTGGACAAggcagcaccgtctgcaTTGAAACCGATTGCCACTCCTTCCAAGTTGACGGCGAAGAGGTGCTGAATAGGACGGGCGCTACGGGTAAATGTACGGTCCGCATTGCCCACTTGTCTACTTCACAGTGCCTAGCCGTACCACCACGGTCGGAGACGAACGCCTTTGTCCTCTTGCTCGCACCGGCCGTGGTGGGGCTGGCCATCATCATAATTCTGTACCTCACCTCCGTTTCGTAG
- the AAT27.2 gene encoding putative amino acid permease — MSYVSLLGVALSISVATIGAGVLAIPATFESDGIALVALTLLAVAVFTVFSIDFLILCIDKLGANSYEEISDVLLGRVFKEVIRWMLIVYNIGTAVGYIVVIGEIFTPMLPVIRLYVPWLSSSSHIMIASWTLVMLPFSCFPKVSHLYVTSLLAIAATFFISGIIVYRYFVPLSFTQATRNSEEGIKYFRFSCRSLLTLPVVMFAFDCQSLVFQVYAGLNYPSRYSMAKVATASVLVTSLVYGVVGFFGYVTNTPHVRGNILTNYNPIRDHLFAIGETFYSITVNVAYVLILMPCRDAIFQMWYGFSHTHEFLEIPQYSNLLVSVLLSFLCLCLALLAPGFLYIVALMGAFCSSTLCFTYPALFRQRLHVLGLAPYTGYEHFAVWAMYFFGFVGFMMGLFALAGV, encoded by the coding sequence ATGTCATACGTATCGCTTCTGGGAGTGGCGCTCAGCATATCGGTCGCCACTATTGGTGCCGGGGTGCTGGCAATACCAGCCACATTTGAGTCCGACGGGATTGCGCTCGTGGCACTCACCCtactcgccgtcgccgttTTCACCGTCTTCTCCATCGATTTTCTAATCTTGTGTATTGACAAGCTGGGCGCGAACAGCTACGAGGAGATATCTGACGTGCTACTGGGGCGCGTCTTCAAGGAAGTCATACGCTGGATGCTGATTGTGTACAACATCGGTACCGCCGTCGGATACATTGTTGTCATTGGCGAGATCTTCACTCCGATGCTGCCGGTGATCCGCTTGTACGTACCGTGGCTCTCGTCATCATCGCATATCATGATCGCATCATGGACGCTGGTGATGCTGCCTTTCTCGTGCTTTCCAAAGGTGTCGCACTTGTACGTGACCTCACTCCTAGCCATCGCAGCAACCTTCTTTATCTCTGGCATCATCGTCTACCGCTACTTTGTGCCACTGAGCTTCACCCAGGCTACGAGGAACTCAGAAGAAGGTATCAAGTACTTCCGCTTTTCTTGCCGGTCGCTCCTGACACTGCCTGTGGTGATGTTTGCCTTCGATTGCCAGTCTCTCGTGTTTCAGGTGTACGCCGGATTGAACTACCCCTCGCGATACAGCATGGCAAAAGTGGCCACTGCTAGCGTGCTCGTCACAAGTCTTGTCTACGGTGTGGTCGGTTTCTTTGGGTACGTGACTAACACACCGCACGTGCGTGGCAACATCTTGACAAACTACAACCCGATACGTGATCATCTCTTTGCCATCGGTGAAACTTTCTACTCCATCACCGTGAACGTCGCCTACGTGTTGATCCTCATGCCGTGCCGCGACGCAATCTTTCAAATGTGGTACGGCTTCAGCCACACCCACGAGTTCTTAGAGATCCCCCAGTACAGCAACCTCCTTGTGAGTGTTCTGCTATCGTTTCTTTGTCTGTGCCTCGCCCTACTGGCGCCAGGTTTCTTGTACATTGTGGCGCTCATGGGCGCTTTCTGTAGCAGCACGTTGTGCTTCACGTACCCGGCCCTTTTCCGGCAGCGTCTTCACGTTCTCGGACTGGCGCCGTATACCGGGTACGAGCACTTCGCCGTGTGGGCCATGTACTTCTTTGGGTTTGTCGGTTTCATGATGGGGCTCTTCGCCCTTGCTGGGGTGTAA
- a CDS encoding putative isopentenyl-diphosphate delta-isomerase, with protein MASPDCMADREAAVQKRKKDHIDICLRKNVEPRKGSTSIWSKYTLPYKALPEVDLRKIDTSCEFMGKRISFPFLISSMTGGEAHGRVINENLAKACEVEKIPFGLGSMRIINRYASAVHTFNVKELCPSVPMLANIGLVQLNYGFGPKEVNNLVDSVRADGLCIHLNHTQEACQPEGDTNFEGLIEKLRQLLPHIKVPVLVKGVGHGIDYESMVAIKASGVKYVDVSGCGGTSWAWIEGRRQPYKVEEENIGYLFRDIGVPTDVCLRESAPLTVNGDLHLIAGGGIRNGMDVAKTLMMGASYATAAMPFLAAALESSEAVRAVIQRMRQELRISMFTCGARNIEELRRMRVIELSHL; from the coding sequence ATGGCATCTCCCGATTGCATGGCTGACCGGgaagcggcggtgcagaAGCGCAAGAAGGACCACATCGACATTTGCCTCCGTAAGAACGTCGAGCCGCGCAAGGGGAGCACCTCGATTTGGAGTAAGTACACGCTGCCCTACAAGGCTCTTCCCGAGGTTGATCTGCGCAAGATTGACACCTCCTGCGAATTCATGGGCAAGCGcatctcctttccctttttaATTTCCTCCATGACTGGCGGCGAGGCGCACGGCCGTGTCATAAATGAGAACCTGGCCAAGGCATGTGAAGTGGAGAAGATTCCGTTTGGGCTTGGTAGCATGCGCATCATCAACCGTTACGCCTCAGCGGTGCACACCTTCAACGTGAAGGAGCTCTGTCCCTCGGTTCCGATGCTAGCCAACATTGGCCTGGTGCAGCTGAACTACGGCTTTGGCCCAAAGGAAGTGAACAACCTTGTGGACTCGGTGCGGGCCGATGGTCTGTGCATTCACCTGAACCATACTCAAGAGGCGTGCCAACCGGAGGGCGACACAAACTTCGAGGGTTTGATAGAGAAGCTGCGACAGCTGCTTCCACACATCAAGGTCCCTGTGCTCGTGAAGGGTGTCGGACACGGCATCGATTACGAATCGATGGTGGCCATCAAAGCGAGCGGCGTCAAGTACGTGGATGTTTCAGGATGCGGCGGCACGTCGTGGGCCTGGATTGAGGGTCGCCGTCAGCCATacaaggtggaggaggaaaacaTCGGCTATCTCTTTCGAGACATTGGCGTGCCCACAGATGTCTGCCTCCGTGAAAGCGCACCACTGACCGTCAACGGCGACCTTCATCTCATCGCTGGTGGCGGCATCCGCAATGGCATGGACGTCGCCAAGACGCTCATGATGGGTGCCTCGTAcgccacggcggcgatgccgttccttgcagcggcgctggagagCTCGGAGGCGGTCCGTGCAGTGATTCAGCGAATGCGCCAGGAGCTGCGAATCTCCATGTTCACCTGCGGTGCCCGCAATATTGAGGAACTGCGGCGCATGAGAGTGATTGAGCTCAGCCATCTTTAG